ACTATTTATAGTCCTTGTTCGTATCACAAACAGAATGTCCAAATTATTTTCATAGCCGTTCATAAACGAAACAACCCTCGTCCACGGCATGCAAAGCGTGGCGAGGGGTATTCCGAGGGTTTGAGCGGACAGGGGATTAGCGGCGACGTGTTCGCTGGAGAGCCGACGCGGCTGGGCAAAGGCGGCGAAGCCTTCGGCGGCACTTTGGCGCGGCCGAGGGAGGCGTCAAACGACTTCGATGAAGGCGCGGAAGAGGCTGGCTGGCGTGACGGGCACGAGGCTGAGGTAGCCCGCGCGCAGGCGACCGTCGGCGAAGTGGGCGGGGAGGCGCCGATTGTCGGCCTGATGGGCGCGGAGGGCGTCGCCGGGGGCGGGGCAGCGCGCGATGAGGAGGCGGCCGATGGCGTCGGGGTGCACCACGCGGCGGCTGAGCTCGACGGCCACGAGGCCCATCGTGTAGCGGAGGTTGAGCTCGATGAAGGGGTGGACGGCCGCGGAGCCGTCCGGACGGCGGTAGACGAGCATGTCGACGCCGAGGAAGCCGCTGTAGATGCGGCCGACGGTGTCGCAGAGGGTGTCGGTGACGGCCGTGCGGAGGCAGTCGAAAAGGGGGCCGCGGAGGATGTCGGGCAACTGCCCTCGGAGCCGGTTGGGGTCTCCGAGCCGGGCGCCGGTGAAGGCTCCGCGGGGGTGCGTGTCGAAGACGGAGAGGCCGGCGTAGGTGACGCAACCGTGGCCGTCGCTGTGAAACTCCAGGGCGAAGTCTGCCGTTTTGTCCAGCTTAGGCTCGATGCTGACCACGCCCCATCGACGGAGGGCACCCTCGATCCAACACCGCTCTGGATCAGTGATCGAAGCGTTTTCGAGGGTGAGAATCCCACGACCGGAGCAGGAGAAGGGAGTCTTGAGCATAAAGGGTGACTGACAAGTCTTCACGTAATCGACGACCTCACCCACCGACGTGCAGAAGCGGGGCACGGCAACGGGCGGCAACTCGGGCAACCGACGGAGCACGCGTTCCAAGCAACGAGCGGCGGTCTGCCGGTGGGTGAGCGTACGGAGGGCGTCGCTCCACGCAGGGACGAGGATCGGGGCGCCACGTCGGCGGAGGCGTTCGAAGGCGGCGAGGACGTCGGGCGAGAGTCCCCAAGGCATGGCGAGGAGCGGCCCCTCGACGTCCGCCGACAGCCGACAGAGCGCATCAGCAGTCAGCAGTCGGACGTCCGGGCGCAAAAAAAGAGGGAGCGAATCAAGGAATTGATCCGCCCCCTCGGTGTGGGTTATCCAGACGCTGTCGCCGCTGTCGGCGTACCAAAGTGGAAGGGTTTCGAGGTCGTCCGCCATCCGGCGAGAGGCGGCGTCGGGGGTATAGTTGGCTTGGCCGATCCCGACAGCCGCCTCGTGTCCCGGATTGAAACGGTGCAGGCGCCTACTCGAGGTTCTCATCGATGGCTTCGATCTTCTTGACCACGAGTGCCATCTCTTCGCGCAGGCGTTCGAGCTTACGCTCCATCTCTTTGAGGAGGCCACTGCCGCCCTTGGACGAGATGTTGAGGAAGCCGAGGTTGTTTTCGTAGGTCTGGACCTCGCTTTTCATGCGCTCATAGGTGCGCATGAGGCGATCGCGCTCGCTGTGGATGCGGCCTTTGCCCTGCTCAGCCATCTCGGAGAGGCCGGAGCGGAAGGCCTGCATGCGACGGTCGGCCTGGGCCACGTTGAGGCGGTCGTACTGTTTGTCGACGGCGGTGCGGAAGGCGTTGTAGGCGTTCTCTTTATCGCGGAAGGGCACGTAGCCGATGGCGTTCCATTCGCTGATGAGCGCCTTAAGCGTGGTGATGGACTCGTCGGCGGAAAGGCTCTCGTCGAGATTCTGGATCTTACGAACGATCTCGTTTTTGGCGTCGAGATTAGCCTTCTCTTCGTTACGCTGGCCGGAGAAGGCGGCGTTCTTACGCTCGAAGAAGTAGTCGCAGGCGGCGTTGAAGCGCTTCCAAACGGCGTCAGACTGACGGCGCTGCGTAGGCCCAACGGCCTTCCACTGGTTCTGCAACTCGATGAAGGCTTGGGTAGTTTCCTTCCAGTCGATGCTTTCCTTGAGCGCCTCAGCCTTCTCGAGCAGGGCCTTCTTCTGGCGGAGGTTCTCGTCGAAGTCCTTGCGGATCTCCTTGAAGAACTCGTTGCGGCGCTTGAAGAACTCGTCGCAGGCGGCGTGGAAGCGGTCGTAAATCTTCTGGTTCTGCTTCCGGGCGGCAAAGCCGATAGTGCGCCATTTTTGTTGCAGCTCGATGATTTCTGCGGCCTTCTTCTCCCAGTCGCGGTGGGTCTTCAGGTCGTCATATACGACGCCTTCGACGGTCTCACAGAGGGCTGTTTTGGCTTGCAGATTCTCTTCCTCACGGGCGCGAATGACCTCGAAGTGCTCTTGGTGGCGTCGGTTGACCTTCGTCATGAGTTCCTTGAAGTGGTTCCAAACCTCGTCGCGCTGTTCGCGGGGCACAGGACCGATTTCGCGCCATTGCTGGAAGATCTGCTGCATGTTGCGGTAAGCCGACACGACGTCTGGCTCCTCGACCAGTTTTTCAGCAGCCTCGGTGAGTTCCAGCTTACGTTCGAGGTTCTTCTTGAAGTCGTAATCGCGCAGCTGATGGTTGATCTTGACGATATCGTAGAAACGTTCGGCTTGGATCTGGTAGTTGTTCCAAAGCTCCTTGACGTGTTCCTGCGGTACGGGGTCGTACTCTTTCCATTTCTGCTGGATTTCGCGGAACTCGTTGTATCGCCGGTTGAAGTCGTCCGTGCTTTCGACGAGGGCTTTCATGCGGTCGATGAGGCTCAACTTCTTGAGGTAGTTCTCCTCACGCACACGCGTTCTCTCTTTCTCCAGTTCGGCACGGCGCTCCTTGTATCGGTTTAGTAGGTCTTTAACGACGGGCAGCGTCTCGTCGGACGGATTCTCAAAATCGTCCTCGTTACCGCCACCTTCGACAAAGACGCGCTTGAGCTCGTCCGCCTCGGTCTTGAGGATGCGATAGTAGGACTGTCGCAGTCGATCGATCTCATCGCGCGGCGCGCTCTCTGCACGGCCGACCGCCTCTTTGAGTTTCTCGATGATTTCGTGCTTGTTGAGCATACCGACTGCACCCGTCTCAATAGCCTCCTGTAACTCTCCGCAGTAGTCGTCGGGCGTGGTGGGCAGCTCCTTCATTTGCGGATCCTGCTGCACCGTAGCTTCGTTGACGACGATCTCGCGTACCGTCTCAGCGGGTGCCTCTTGCTGGGCGGGAGCTTCGGCTGTTGTAGCGGGCTCGGGCTGCTCAGTGGTCGGTTCAGGTGTTGACGCAGCGGGCGGCTCCGGAGCCGCTTCTGGGGCGAGCTCTGTTGTGATTACGTTTTGTTCGGGTGTGGTTTCTACGTTTTGTGCTTCCACGTTTTCAGACAGATTGTCCGAAAGTTGCTCGGGCGTCCGATCCATTTCCGGCATGCCCGTCTCATTGGTGTCTTTTGTCAATTCCATTTCGCTGTTCTAATTACTACAGGAGGGCCTTCCCTCCGTTATCCTCGGTGGACAAAGGAAACAGTTTTCGGGGGATTAACTATTGATGCCGACAAAAAGTGCTGATCGTGGGGCCATGAAGAGGAGATGATATGCCATGCAGGCAGTGGTTAAATGATCGTAAAACACACCAATCCAAGACTGGGCAGCTCAACGATTTTGCTACTTAGGCGTTACATTTACAACGGGAAAGAGATTCCAAGCGTGGATTCATCACCTCCCACTAACGTCTAATTTCTTAAATTGTCAGAGCGATGAAAACATTATTCCCGAAGAATCCCACGTGGATTCTACACACACGTAACGGAGACATCGCAAAGAGTGACCCTGAAGCAGAAAAGAGGGATTACTACTGCGAGAGTCAGGAGCCCCGGGCGGAAGCGCCCGACGAACGGACGGTGACAGCGGTCCGTGGAGATAACCATGCAGGCGTAAAAAACAAGAGACAAAAGTTTATCGCGTGCTACAACATGTTCTTTTAGCTACGGTCTATTCTGACCGTGGATGGTTCGTGGCAGCATCGATAGCCATTGCACGATGAAGGAGTACGAACTGATCACTATTTTAGGGCCCACGGCTTGCGGCAAGACACATTTTGCTGCAGCGTGGGCCTTCCGTTTGCATACGGAGATCATCAGCGCCGATTCGCGGCAGGTCTACCGACGGATGGACATCGGTACGGGTAAGGATCTGGCCGACTATGTCGTCGAGGGGCAGCGGGTGGCTTGCCACCTTGTCGACATCTGTGAGCCGGGCACACGCTACAATGTTTTTCGTTATCAGCACGACTTCTTCGACGTTTTTCGGCGGCTGCGAGAGGGCGGATTGGTGCCGATTCTCTGTGGCGGAACGGGGATGTATATCGAGGCGGTGCTGAAGGGGTATCGCCTGTTGGATGTACCGCCAAACGAGGCGCTACGGGAGCGGCTGAAGGACGTGCCACTGGCTGAGCTGGAGCGGATCTTGGCGTCGTATAAGACGTTGCACAACAAGACGGACGTGGACAGTGCGCAGCGTGCCATCCGCGCGATCGAGATTGAGGAGTACTACCGTAGTCAGTCGCCGGAACGGACCGAGTTTGCGCCCATCAACAGCCTGATCATCGGGCTGGACATCGACCGAGAGCTGCGGCGTGAACGCATCTCGCGGCGGCTCGTTGCGCGGTTAGACGAGGGGCTTATCGATGAGGTGCGCGGGCTGCTGGACGAGGGGATCGCGGCGGAGGACTTGATATACTACGGGTTGGAGTATCGCTTCGTGACGGAGTACGTGACAGGCCTACGATCGCGCGAGGAAATGATCAGCGGGCTGGAGACGGCCATCCACCAGTTTGCCAAGCGGCAGATGACGTGGTTTCGCGGCATGGAACGGCGGGGATTCACGATCCATTGGATCGACGCCACGCTACCCGTGGAGGAGATGATCCAACGCGCCGAGGAGCTTATATATAAGGTATAGGGAATGGGGGGCGGGGAAGTCGGGCCCGGGGGACATGGATATGATTTTAGACAAACCATCAAACGAATGAGATAAACAATGAACATCAATGATTTGACAAGCACAAAACAGTTCTTCCTGCTGGCCGGCCCGTGCGTGATTGAGGGCGAGGAGATGGCGCTGCGCATTGCGGAGCGTGTGGCGGAGATTACGGGCCGGCTGGGTATCCCGTATGTCTTCAAGGGGTCGTATCGCAAGGCGAATCGATCGCGTATTGATTCCTTCACGGGCATCGGTGACGAGCGGGCGCTCGGTATTCTCGGCAAGGTGCGCGAGCGGCTGGGCATCCCGACCGTGACCGATATTCACGAGACGCATGAGGCGACCTTGGCGGCGGAGTTTGTGGACGTGTTGCAAATCCCGGCCTTCCTCTGCCGGCAGACGGACCTGCTGATCGCGGCGGCGCATACGGGGCGGATCGTGAACATTAAAAAGGGGCAGTTTCTGGCGCCGGACGCGATGCGTTTTGCGGCGCAAAAGGTGGTCGACGCGGGCAACCCGAACGTGATGCTGACGGAGCGCGGGACGACTTTTGGGTACACCGACCTTGTGGTCGACTTCCGCGGCATCCCACGCATGCAGGCCTTTGGTCACCCGGTGGTGACGGACATCACGCACTCGCTCCAGCAGCCGAACCTGGCGTCGGGTGTGGCGGGCGGACTGCCAGAGCTGATCGAGACCATCGGGCGCGCGGCCGTGGCTGTGGGGACGGATGGGATCTTCCTTGAGACGCACCCGGACCCGGCCTCGGCGCTGTCGGACGCGGCGAACATGCTCCCGCTCGACCGGCTGGAGGGACTGCTCACGCGGCTGGTGCGCATCCGCGAGGCGATCCTTGCGCAGTGAGCGCTGCCTGATCCTGCCTGTCTGTTGCCTCAATATTTACCGGGCTCCGATTTACGGTAAATCAGCCCCAAGCAGGCTTGCATGGCCCGATATACAGTATATCAGCTTCAAACAGGCTTGCATGGCTCCGATATACAGTATATCAAGCCCAAACAGGCTTGCATAGCTCCGATATACAGTATATCAGCCCCGAGCAGGCTTGCATAGCTCCGATATACAGTATATCAGCCCCGAGCAGGCTTGCATAGCTTCGATATACAGTATATCAGCCCCGAGCAGGCTTGCATGGACCGATATACAGTATATCAAGCGCCGTCGTCTCCCCCCAAAAAGAAGTCCCCCGAGCCATGGACCTACCATCCATGCCCGGGGGACTTTTTCATGCGATCGACAGTCGGCGCGGCTTACCGACGACCGCCGCCGTTGCCACCTTGGCGAGGCGGACGACTGCCACGGGCCGCAGGCTCCGTGTAGCC
The sequence above is drawn from the Tannerella serpentiformis genome and encodes:
- a CDS encoding DUF349 domain-containing protein is translated as MELTKDTNETGMPEMDRTPEQLSDNLSENVEAQNVETTPEQNVITTELAPEAAPEPPAASTPEPTTEQPEPATTAEAPAQQEAPAETVREIVVNEATVQQDPQMKELPTTPDDYCGELQEAIETGAVGMLNKHEIIEKLKEAVGRAESAPRDEIDRLRQSYYRILKTEADELKRVFVEGGGNEDDFENPSDETLPVVKDLLNRYKERRAELEKERTRVREENYLKKLSLIDRMKALVESTDDFNRRYNEFREIQQKWKEYDPVPQEHVKELWNNYQIQAERFYDIVKINHQLRDYDFKKNLERKLELTEAAEKLVEEPDVVSAYRNMQQIFQQWREIGPVPREQRDEVWNHFKELMTKVNRRHQEHFEVIRAREEENLQAKTALCETVEGVVYDDLKTHRDWEKKAAEIIELQQKWRTIGFAARKQNQKIYDRFHAACDEFFKRRNEFFKEIRKDFDENLRQKKALLEKAEALKESIDWKETTQAFIELQNQWKAVGPTQRRQSDAVWKRFNAACDYFFERKNAAFSGQRNEEKANLDAKNEIVRKIQNLDESLSADESITTLKALISEWNAIGYVPFRDKENAYNAFRTAVDKQYDRLNVAQADRRMQAFRSGLSEMAEQGKGRIHSERDRLMRTYERMKSEVQTYENNLGFLNISSKGGSGLLKEMERKLERLREEMALVVKKIEAIDENLE
- the miaA gene encoding tRNA (adenosine(37)-N6)-dimethylallyltransferase MiaA, which encodes MKEYELITILGPTACGKTHFAAAWAFRLHTEIISADSRQVYRRMDIGTGKDLADYVVEGQRVACHLVDICEPGTRYNVFRYQHDFFDVFRRLREGGLVPILCGGTGMYIEAVLKGYRLLDVPPNEALRERLKDVPLAELERILASYKTLHNKTDVDSAQRAIRAIEIEEYYRSQSPERTEFAPINSLIIGLDIDRELRRERISRRLVARLDEGLIDEVRGLLDEGIAAEDLIYYGLEYRFVTEYVTGLRSREEMISGLETAIHQFAKRQMTWFRGMERRGFTIHWIDATLPVEEMIQRAEELIYKV
- the kdsA gene encoding 3-deoxy-8-phosphooctulonate synthase, producing the protein MNINDLTSTKQFFLLAGPCVIEGEEMALRIAERVAEITGRLGIPYVFKGSYRKANRSRIDSFTGIGDERALGILGKVRERLGIPTVTDIHETHEATLAAEFVDVLQIPAFLCRQTDLLIAAAHTGRIVNIKKGQFLAPDAMRFAAQKVVDAGNPNVMLTERGTTFGYTDLVVDFRGIPRMQAFGHPVVTDITHSLQQPNLASGVAGGLPELIETIGRAAVAVGTDGIFLETHPDPASALSDAANMLPLDRLEGLLTRLVRIREAILAQ